Proteins from a genomic interval of Rosa chinensis cultivar Old Blush chromosome 2, RchiOBHm-V2, whole genome shotgun sequence:
- the LOC112185500 gene encoding uncharacterized protein LOC112185500 yields MAVISSTSSKEKTVLEPCYRSRPLLPLSAHGFASSTSSSFSVPSSQFLTRHPVPGNSISTSVSSSVRFAVDLPSTPSRSMTVKKPFADNGKNQSNGQKSGTPVAGTKKACLCSPSTHPGSFRCAMHRNAPRGGASQSNSSSQTASSYNSNIRLNYRRSAMNNSLVRIGGVEGDLVKRALAALIRPTAHNQRRRADFQPKPSRLSVMSKTASDS; encoded by the coding sequence ATGGCGGTGATTTCTTCAACGTCGTCGAAAGAAAAAACGGTCTTGGAGCCCTGTTACAGATCTCGGCCTCTCCTACCCCTATCGGCTCATGGCTTCGCGTCGTCGACCTCATCCAGTTTCTCCGTCCCTTCTTCACAATTCTTGACGCGCCACCCCGTGCCCGGCAACTCCATTTCCACCTCAGTGTCCTCCTCCGTCCGGTTCGCGGTCGACCTCCCGAGCACTCCCAGCCGTTCGATGACGGTCAAGAAACCGTTCGCGGACAACGGCAAGAACCAAAGCAACGGCCAGAAGAGCGGGACGCCGGTGGCTGGCACCAAGAAAGCGTGCCTCTGTTCCCCTTCGACGCACCCAGGCTCCTTCCGCTGCGCCATGCATAGGAACGCGCCGCGTGGCGGCGCTAGCCAATCGAACTCGAGCAGCCAAACGGCGTCGTCGTACAACTCGAATATCAGGCTCAACTATCGAAGGTCGGCGATGAACAACTCGTTGGTGAGAATCGGAGGAGTGGAAGGGGACTTGGTGAAGCGAGCTTTGGCGGCTCTGATCAGGCCCACGGCTCACAATCAGCGGCGCCGAGCCGATTTCCAACCCAAGCCGAGCCGGCTCTCTGTAATGTCCAAAACGGCGTCGGATTCTTGA